A stretch of Henckelia pumila isolate YLH828 chromosome 4, ASM3356847v2, whole genome shotgun sequence DNA encodes these proteins:
- the LOC140860677 gene encoding uncharacterized protein encodes MNLGVGSSNTGFIGSCHYNGELYMISISNPTNLMELFFTLSRKCVDMRIDIIEENTGSTSEPQMTMLTLRNSLDSWSHCIRGEGQTFKDAAEFRIYLKSFAIASRRSFLYKKNDSEKVIVVCSDGNCNWRIYASKHKSDNIFGIRKCNLKHSCGEDHLRSRGHPRADSSWVANVVKDKLRAEPLYRPCEMIKDIHREYGVELEYHRAWMGKELAMHDIHGTDKRVYGRLHWYCNAVKDTNPGSFAEYEIDEESRKFQRLFICLNACVVGFINGCRPLIFVDGTHIKNKHQGCILAAVTKDGNDDLFTLAYAVVDAENDRNWMWFCLKLRQVLLYNNVMIFNDYTFFSDRHPGIIKAIESVFPNSHHAYCLRHLVDNFVKQVMRRYPMHNKKHWSSIFKKAAYAYSRQDYSEHINSIIESMPNARDFIINSQPQCWANSLFPGNRWGVINNNIAECWNSWVKAARFLPIVPMVDHIRKQIMKMMHQRREASSELNKELTPKKEKILVSTCISSRSLRVDRSSNASFEVVEGDKTYVVDLRHHTCSCRACKETTDAERHTRVDLSTKRHKRGRSVD; translated from the exons ATGAATTTAGGGGTTGGAAGTTCAAATACTGGTTTTATTGGTAGTTGTCACTACAATGGTGAACTCTATATGATTTCAATCAGCAATCCAACTAATCTGATGGAGCTTTTCTTCACTCTGTCGAGAAAATGTGTGGATATGAG GATTGACATTATTGAAGAGAACACCGGTTCGACGAGTGAGCCACAGATGACAATGCTTACTCTTAGAAATTCTTTGGATTCGTGGAGTCATTGCATACGTGGTGAGGGTCAGACATTCAAAGATGCGGCAGAGTTTAGGATTTATCTTAAGAGTTTTGCTATCGCAAGTAGAAGATCTTTTTTGTACAAGAAAAATGATAGTGAGAAGGTGATTGTAGTTTGTAGTGATGGTAATTGTAACTGGAGGATATATGCATCAAAACATAAATCTGATAATATATTTGGCATCCGTAAATGCAATCTTAAACATAGCTGTGGCGAGGACCATCTGCGCAGTCGTGGGCATCCTAGGGCTGATTCATCTTGGGTTGCAAATGTGGTAAAGGATAAGTTACGAGCTGAACCGTTGTACCGTCCATGTGAAATGATAAAGGACATTCATCGAGAATATGGTGTTGAATTAGAGTATCATAGAGCTTGGATGGGGAAAGAATTAGCTATGCATGATATACATGGCACTGATAAACGGGTGTATGGAAGATTACACTGGTATTGTAATGCTGTAAAAGATACTAATCCGGGGAGctttgcagaatatgagatagaTGAAGAAAGTCGGAAGTTCCAAAGGCTGTTTATTTGCTTGAATGCGtgtgttgttggttttattaatgggtgcAGGCCATTAATTTTTGTGGATGGAACTCACATAAAAAACAAGCATCAAGGATGCATATTGGCAGCAGTTACAAAAGATGGCAACGATGACTTATTCACGCTGGCTTATGCTGTTGTTGACGCAGAGAATGATAGGAACTGGATGTGGTTTTGTCTTAAGTTGAGACAAGTACTCTTGTACAATAACGTGATGATTTTCAATGATTACACATTTTTCTCGGATCGGCATCCTGGGATAATTAAGGCAATTGAAAGTGTATTTCCCAATAGCCATCATGCCTACTGTCTCAGACATTTGGTTGATAATTTTGTAAAACAG GTTATGCGTAGATATCCTATGCACAACAAAAAACATTGGAGTTCCATTTTCAAAAAAGCTGCGTATGCCTATTCCAGACAGGATTACAGTGAGCACATTAATAGCATCATTGAATCAATGCCAAATGCAAGAGATTTCATTATTAACTCACAGCCACAATGTTGGGCCAATTCTTTATTTCCTGGTAATCGATGGGGAGTGATCAACAATAATATAGCAGAATGCTGGAATAGCTGGGTGAAGGCTGCAAGGTTTCTCCCTATTGTCCCTATGGTTGATCATATTCGCAAACAAATAATGAAAATGATGCATCAACGTCGTGAGGCATCATCGGAATTGAACAAAGAACTTACTCCAAAGAAGGAGAAAATATTAGTTTCTACCTGCATTAGTTCTAGAAGCTTGAGAGTTGATAGATCCAGCAATGCGAGTTTTGAGGTTGTTGAGGGTGACAAAACATATGTTGTTGATTTGAGACATCATACGTGCTCGTGCCGTGCTTG TAAGGAAACGACAGATGCCGAAAGACACACAAGAGTGGATTTGTCGACCAAGAGGCATAAACGTGGTCGCAGTGTCGATTGA
- the LOC140860676 gene encoding U-box domain-containing protein 35-like: MESDKPAGARAGGADESEGLNSTVSVVAVALSGSKRSKYIIKWALENLNQEGIPEKVCFMLLHIFPEICSVPTPMGGGIPIAQVREDVAAAYRKEVKWQTREKILPYKTWCERKKVQVEVAMIESNEIVGAISDKISKHGIKKLVLGGSSTGGLFSRGQNLSSRISECCPSFCTVYVVSKGKLSSVRPSDPEALPITRDHDTQRSSTFSPNHTFDSKPEWTSRGSSDTYSPFLPPSPQAKHLRAVSAMSQSHFEGRTNPNDTQTLSSYYIGEGEDDAISSSSTSSDIVDLKSKNSSSVKSLTTDRSWMSDRSSSLNGSTEFSSGSQVNVNFELEQLRMELRQVHGMYAKAQTEAIDASRKLNDLHQQRLEEAIKLQELSSKEEEAKELAERERIKYEAAKKEAEYAQECIKEEAALKLAAEKKAIRDVKTKQKLENSLAGPVKHYHEFSWEEIQSATSNFSNGLRIGMGSYGTVYKCNLRHTTAAVKILHSMAANRTKQFHQELEILSKIRHPHLLTLLGACAGQGCLVYEYMENGNLEERLFKKNGTPPIPWFERIRIAREVALALVFLHNSKPKPIIHRDLKPANILLDNNFVSKIGDVGLSTMLHQDMSNVTTLYKDTSPVGTLCYIDPEYQRTGLVSPKSDVYAFGMVVLQLLTAKPAIALARTVEIAVDEDRLARVLDSEAGSWPTEETKELAILGLSCTELRHRDRPDLKNQILPILEKLKTVADKGRDLASSGLSSLPLHFICPLLKDVMNDPCVAADGYTYDRKAIEEWFEENETSPVTSLPLLNKILIPNYTLLTAIVDWKSGK, encoded by the exons ATGGAGAGCGATAAACCGGCAGGAGCACGAGCGGGCGGAGCGGATGAATCCGAGGGGTTGAATTCGACGGTTTCAGTGGTTGCAGTAGCTCTAAGCGGAAGCAAGAGaagcaaatacataataaaatggGCTTTGGAAAATTTGAATCAAGAAGGGATCCCTGAAAAAGTTTGCTTCATGTTGCTGCATATTTTCCCTGAAATCTGCTCGGTTCCAACACCCA TGGGAGGTGGAATCCCGATCGCACAAGTCCGCGAGGATGTGGCAGCTGCTTACAGGAAGGAAGTAAAATGGCAAACAAGGGAAAAGATTCTTCCTTACAAAACTTGGTGCGAAAGGAAAAAG GTGCAAGTCGAAGTCGCCATGATAGAGTCGAACGAGATTGTTGGTGCAATAAGCGACAAAATTAGTAAACATGGAATCAAGAAACTCGTCCTCGGAGGCTCATCAACTGGTGGCTTGTTCTCAag GGGACAAAACTTGTCCTCGAGAATCTCAGAATGCTGCCCAAGTTTCTGCACCGTCTACGTTGTCTCCAAAGGCAAGCTGTCTTCCGTCCGCCCCTCCGATCCCGAGGCTCTTCCGATCACCAGAGATCATGATACCCAAAGATCCAGCACCTTTTCACCAAACCACACATTTGATTCTAAACCAG AGTGGACATCACGAGGTTCATCTGATACATACTCTCCATTTCTACCTCCTTCTCCACAAGCCAAGCATCTAAGAGCTGTTTCAGCTATGAGCCAAAGCCATTTCGAAGGAAGAACGAATCCGAACGACACTCAAACTTTGTCTAGTTACTACATCGGAGAAGGCGAAGATGATGCCATTTCCAGCTCAAGTACTAGCTCAGAtattgttgatctgaagagcaAGAATTCTAGTTCGGTCAAAAGCTTGACGACGGATCGTTCGTGGATGTCTGATCGGTCTTCCAGCTTAAATGGTTCCACAGAGTTCTCTTCCGGGAGTCAG GTAAATGTAAACTTCGAGTTGGAACAACTACGAATGGAACTGAGACAGGTTCATGGAATGTATGCAAAAGCACAAACTGAGGCAATTGATGCCTCCAGGAAG TTGAATGATCTTCACCAGCAACGATTGGAGGAAGCGATTAAGCTCCAGGAGCTGAGCTCTAAAGAGGAGGAGGCCAAAGAGTTGGCCGAAAGGGAGAGAATCAAGTATGAAGCTGCCAAAAAGGAAGCTGAATATGCACAAGAATGCATTAAAGAAGAAGCTGCACTCAAATTAGCAGCAGAAAAGAAAGCTATTCGAGACGTAAAAACGAAACAAAAGCTTGAGAATTCTTTAGCTGGTCCAGTGAAACATTACCATGAATTTTCCTGGGAAGAAATTCAATCTGCTACTTCAAATTTTTCCAATGGCCTTAGAATCGGAATGGGATCGTATGGAACCGTATACAAGTGTAATTTGCGCCATACGACTGCTGCTGTCAAAATTCTTCATTCCATGGCAGCTAATAGAACCAAACAATTTCATCAAGAG CTCGAAATATTAAGTAAAATTCGACATCCGCACTTGCTGACCCTTCTTGGGGCATGTGCTGGACAAGGTTGTCTTGTATACGAGTATATGGAAAACGGTAACCTGGAGGAAAGATTATTCAAGAAAAACGGCACTCCTCCGATCCCGTGGTTTGAAAGGATTAGGATAGCTCGTGAAGTTGCCTTAGCACTGGTTTTCCTGCACAACTCCAAGCCCAAACCAATAATCCACCGTGATCTCAAACCAGCAAACATCCTTCTTGACAACAACTTTGTCAGCAAAATCGGAGACGTTGGCCTCTCCACGATGCTTCATCAGGACATGTCGAATGTGACAACCTTGTACAAAGACACTAGCCCTGTCGGAACTCTTTGCTACATTGACCCCGAATACCAGAGAACTGGCTTGGTTTCTCCGAAATCCGATGTTTATGCATTTGGGATGGTGGTTTTGCAACTTTTGACAGCAAAACCAGCTATAGCACTCGCTCGGACCGTGGAAATTGCTGTGGATGAAGATCGTTTGGCCCGGGTACTGGACTCTGAAGCCGGTAGCTGGCCAACAGAGGAGACGAAAGAGTTGGCTATCTTGGGTTTGAGTTGCACCGAGCTTCGACATAGAGACAGGCCCGACTTGAAAAATCAGATCCTCCCTATATTGGAGAAACTAAAAACTGTTGCTGACAAGGGTCGGGATTTAGCATCGTCTGGTCTGAGTTCTCTTCCACTACATTTCATATGCCCCTTACTCAAG GATGTGATGAACGATCCGTGTGTGGCCGCGGATGGATACACTTACGATAGAAAGGCGATAGAGGAGTGGTTTGAAGAAAATGAGACATCACCCGTGACAAGTTTGCCTTTACTGAATAAAATCTTGATACCGAATTATACCCTTCTTACTGCTATTGTGGATTGGAAATCAGGAAAATAA
- the LOC140866821 gene encoding derlin-1.1-like, whose translation MSTPAQYYNSLPPVTKTYAVVCLLTTGAYHLQLYHYQIIALFYSHVFLRFQIWRLITPFFFLGPFSLPFAVRLFTILYYGVQLERGPYDKRTADLVWMYIFGALSLLVIAAVPNFWSMFLGPSLVFVIVYVWSREFPNARVNVHGLFELKGFYVPWYMLAIDLLLGNSLKSGLKGIAAGHLYYFVTVLYPLSSGNNICKTPKWVHKLVAFWGEGFQINSPFRRSEPSEGVIFSGRSYRLNGSRATAPRPRTTSSEPEETNIDAAEPTNRTGGVVFRGRSYRLGGR comes from the exons ATGTCTACACCAGCACA atatTATAACTCTCTGCCTCCGGTAACGAAGACATATGCTGTGGTCTGTTTGCTGACCACTGGTGCCTATCACCTGCAACTATACCATTATCAAATTATTGCCCTTTTCTACTCACATGTTTTCCTAAGATTTCAG ATTTGGAGGCTCATCACGCCCTTTTTCTTTCTTGGGCCATTTTCACTCCCATTTGCCGTACGTCTCTTCACAAT ATTATATTATGGAGTTCAACTAGAAAGGGGACCTTATGACAAAAGGACAGCTGACTTAGTATGGATGTATATATTTGGAGCCCTCTCACTCTTG GTTATTGCAGCAGTTCCGAATTTTTGGTCTATGTTTCTGGGTCCGTCTCTGGTTTTCGTGATTGTGTATGTATGGAGTCGAGAGTTCCCGAATGCTCGAGTCAATGTTCACGGTCTATTTGAATTGAAG GGCTTTTACGTTCCATGGTATATGCTAGCAATTGACTTATTGCTGGGAAATTCTTTAAAATCAGGTTTAAAAGGGATTGCAGCAGGTCATCTCTATTACTTTGTCACAGTACTTTATCCCCTTTCCAGTGGCAACAACATTTGCAAGACTCCAAAATGGGT TCATAAATTGGTGGCATTTTGGGGTGAGGGCTTCCAAATTAATTCACCATTCAGGAGGAGTGAGCCTTCTGAAGGAGTCATATTTAGTGGCCGGAGTTACCGGCTAAATGGGTCTAGAGCCACCGCGCCTCGGCCACGGACCACCTCTTCAGAACCGGAGGAGACGAACATAGACGCTGCGGAGCCCACTAATAGGACCGGTGGCGTCGTTTTTCGCGGCAGGAGCTACCGTCTCGGTGGCCGGTAG
- the LOC140863953 gene encoding acid phosphatase 1-like: MVFFRKILLFLSFLPFSLCQETFDPSPFPRPLIIEYAEINDAQSRDFQSFEVQLKCTSWRVAVEANNLSPWATIPEDCADYVRGYMVGKGYELDLQRVSNESENYARSVSLSGDGKDAWIFDIDETLLSNLPYYAEHGYGLEIFDSTKFDRWVEMGTAPAVESSLKLYDVVLSLGIKAFLLTGRSERHRNITVHNLLKAGFQDWNKLILRSPEDHGKTATKYKSEKRDELIKDGYRILGNSGDQWSDLLGSSMPNRSFKLPNPMYYIP; this comes from the exons ATGGTTTTCTTCAGAAAAATTCTCCTTTTCCTGTCCTTTTTGCCCTTTTCCTTGTGTCAAGAAACCTTCGATCCTAGCCCCTTTCCGAGGCCTCTGATTATCGAATACGCTGAAATCAATGATGCCCAGTCGAGAGATTTTCAGAGTTTTGAAGTTCAATTGAAGTGTACCAGTTGGAGGGTTGCTGTGGAGGCTAATAATTTAAGTCCATGGGCGACGATTCCCGAAGATTGTGCTGATTATGTGAGGGGATATATGGTAGGAAAGGGATACGAACTTGATCTTCAAAGGGTTTCTAATGAGTCTGAAAATTATGCAAGAAGTGTGAGTTTGAGTGGAGATGGGAAAGATGCTTGGATTTTTGACATAGATGAGACTTTACTGTCCAATCTTCCCTATTATGCTGAGCATGGTTATGG CTTGGAGATTTTTGATAGCACAAAATTTGATCGGTGGGTTGAGATGGGAACGGCACCTGCTGTAGAGTCTAGTTTGAAGTTATATGATGTAGTTTTAAGCTTGGGAATCAAGGCCTTCTTGTTGACTGGTCGAAGTGAAAGGCATCGAAACATAACCGTGCATAATTTGTTGAAAGCTGGATTTCAAGACTGGAACAAGCTCATACTGAG GTCCCCTGAAGATCATGGAAAGACAGCAACAAAGTACAAATCAGAGAAGAGGGATGAGCTCATAAAAGATGGTTATCGAATACTGGGCAATTCTGGCGATCAATGGAGCGATTTATTGGGTTCTTCAATGCCAAATCGTTCGTTCAAGCTCCCAAATCCCATGTATTACATTCCTTGA